Proteins from a single region of Gemmatimonadota bacterium:
- the folE2 gene encoding GTP cyclohydrolase FolE2, whose product MTLPDIQNSHDKRGIEIDQVGVSNVRYPLTLPLRDNGEFHTVANLSMTVSLPHHQKGTHMSRFMIALNEQHKHFTPDSVHIVLEEILELLEAEEAFLSMAFPIFLTRKAPITGIEGMLDYNCEFKAMLTNEGMQDKLIGVRANVASLCPCSKEISDYGAHNQRSEITMDVRPYEDEFIWFEDLIDIGEYHASCQLYPILKRTDEKYVTERAYNNPKFVEDIVRDVATDLLAMMDEERISWFYVSSNNYESIHNHDAYAKIERGVRGPLLTHRKEAENALMV is encoded by the coding sequence GGTCGGCGTGTCCAATGTCCGCTATCCCTTGACCTTGCCGCTACGCGATAACGGCGAATTTCACACAGTGGCCAATCTATCCATGACCGTGAGCTTGCCCCACCATCAAAAGGGAACCCACATGTCGCGGTTTATGATTGCACTGAATGAGCAACACAAACACTTTACACCTGATAGCGTACACATTGTACTCGAAGAAATACTCGAATTATTGGAAGCAGAAGAAGCGTTTCTCAGCATGGCATTTCCCATTTTTTTAACCCGCAAAGCACCTATCACGGGCATTGAAGGCATGCTGGACTACAACTGTGAATTTAAGGCAATGTTGACAAATGAAGGCATGCAAGACAAGCTAATCGGCGTACGTGCCAACGTGGCAAGCCTCTGCCCCTGCAGCAAAGAAATCAGCGACTACGGCGCGCACAATCAACGTTCCGAAATCACAATGGATGTGCGGCCTTATGAGGATGAATTTATCTGGTTTGAAGATTTGATCGACATCGGCGAATACCATGCGTCGTGTCAACTCTATCCCATTCTAAAACGCACAGATGAAAAATACGTAACCGAGCGCGCATATAACAACCCCAAATTTGTCGAAGACATCGTGCGCGATGTAGCGACAGACCTGCTGGCAATGATGGACGAAGAGCGCATCTCCTGGTTTTACGTATCGAGCAACAACTATGAAAGCATCCACAACCACGATGCTTATGCCAAAATTGAGCGCGGCGTGCGCGGTCCACTATTGACGCACCGCAAAGAAGCGGAAAACGCGTTGATGGTCTAA
- the cysS gene encoding cysteine--tRNA ligase has translation MDIRFYNTLTNREEVFEPLDPPNVAMYSCGPTVYDFAHIGNFKSFLFSDVLRRFLDLAGYNVTHVMNITDVGHMTDDDVADATGEDKIAVAARKLKEEKKSGKLPDDAVSNPDDPFEVAQYFTEAFVEDARLLGIKVAHDYPRNMPRPTEHIDAIQVMIQKLLDKGHAYVADDGVVYFSVESFPEYGRLSGNDLDQLVAGSGGRVLEEHQVIKRNPADFFLWKPDPSHIMKWPSPWGEGYPGWHIECSAMAMKMLRREVIDIHTGGEDNIFPHHECEIAQSCCATGHSHFARYWIHPRYLMVEGEKMSKSKGNFFTVRDVLEGKVTGRPVHPSVLRYELIKTHYRTQTNFTQKGLQDSANAVRRFHEFGQGLVQAANGGATEVGRDHPVVADFLSALSSDLNISAALAVVHNWMGQEVDDPSEALDVFDKINSVLGIADLSGLVKAESADDTDTSEAICKQIDEARASRDYDTADYLRQELIDAGYEVRTAPEGTVAIKQLA, from the coding sequence ATGGATATTCGATTTTACAATACGTTGACGAATCGCGAAGAAGTTTTTGAGCCGCTCGATCCTCCGAATGTGGCGATGTATTCCTGTGGTCCAACGGTGTACGATTTTGCCCATATCGGCAATTTTAAGTCTTTTTTGTTTTCCGATGTGCTCCGTCGTTTTCTCGATTTGGCCGGTTATAATGTTACCCATGTGATGAATATTACCGATGTGGGACATATGACAGACGACGATGTGGCCGATGCGACTGGCGAGGACAAAATTGCGGTGGCTGCGCGCAAGCTCAAAGAGGAAAAGAAGTCGGGTAAGTTGCCCGATGACGCGGTTTCCAATCCCGATGATCCGTTTGAGGTGGCGCAATATTTTACGGAGGCATTTGTCGAAGATGCGCGTTTGCTGGGGATTAAAGTGGCGCACGACTATCCGCGCAATATGCCGCGTCCCACGGAACATATCGATGCCATACAGGTGATGATTCAGAAGCTGTTGGACAAGGGCCACGCTTATGTTGCCGATGATGGTGTGGTTTATTTTAGTGTTGAATCTTTTCCGGAATACGGTCGTCTGTCGGGCAATGATCTCGATCAACTTGTCGCGGGTTCGGGTGGGCGCGTGCTTGAGGAACACCAGGTGATCAAGCGCAATCCCGCTGATTTCTTTTTGTGGAAACCAGATCCGTCTCATATTATGAAATGGCCTTCTCCCTGGGGTGAGGGGTATCCGGGCTGGCATATCGAGTGCTCGGCTATGGCGATGAAGATGCTGCGGCGAGAGGTTATCGATATTCACACGGGAGGCGAGGATAATATTTTTCCACACCACGAATGCGAGATTGCCCAATCGTGTTGTGCGACGGGGCATTCGCATTTTGCCAGGTACTGGATTCACCCGCGCTATTTAATGGTTGAAGGCGAGAAGATGTCCAAGAGCAAAGGCAATTTTTTTACGGTGCGGGATGTGCTCGAGGGCAAGGTGACCGGGCGTCCCGTTCATCCTTCGGTTTTGCGTTACGAACTGATTAAGACGCATTATCGCACGCAGACCAATTTTACGCAAAAAGGTCTCCAGGATTCAGCCAATGCTGTGCGAAGATTTCACGAGTTTGGGCAGGGGCTGGTTCAAGCGGCGAACGGCGGTGCGACGGAGGTAGGCAGAGATCATCCCGTTGTTGCCGATTTTCTCAGTGCTCTGTCCAGCGATCTCAATATCAGTGCAGCGCTTGCGGTTGTGCATAACTGGATGGGGCAAGAGGTAGATGACCCGTCCGAAGCACTGGATGTGTTTGACAAGATCAATAGTGTGCTGGGGATTGCCGATCTTTCGGGCTTGGTCAAGGCTGAATCAGCGGATGATACAGATACCAGCGAGGCGATTTGCAAACAGATTGATGAGGCCCGCGCATCCAGAGATTACGATACTGCCGATTATCTGCGGCAGGAACTCATCGATGCGGGCTATGAGGTTCGCACTGCGCCGGAGGGGACGGTTGCTATAAAGCAGTTGGCTTAG
- a CDS encoding prolipoprotein diacylglyceryl transferase, which yields MSPILFEYGPFRIGVYGVMLAIGLLCASWVLKREFRRRGLDPTLSDRIAFVAVIGGIVGSKIFHVFEYPHAFVADPFGTIFSSVGWAWYGGLLGGAATVLLWLRRYNALDWPAVDAIAPALVVGYFFGRGGCELSGDGCYGIPTDLPWGMAYPNGLVPTLDFVHPTPIYEMIQMVCIFGILLALRDRLRPGMVFGLYLVLMAVARFFVEFVRLTPEVFVGLTVHQWVSIGLVVTGIYLINLRRKRPQN from the coding sequence ATGTCTCCAATTCTCTTTGAATACGGTCCATTTCGCATCGGCGTTTATGGCGTGATGCTCGCGATTGGTTTGCTCTGTGCGTCGTGGGTGCTCAAGCGCGAGTTTCGGCGTCGGGGTCTTGACCCCACATTGTCAGATCGCATTGCATTTGTCGCTGTGATTGGCGGTATTGTGGGGAGTAAAATTTTTCACGTTTTCGAGTATCCCCACGCTTTTGTGGCCGATCCTTTTGGCACGATTTTTTCCTCGGTGGGTTGGGCCTGGTATGGCGGGCTTTTGGGTGGGGCTGCGACTGTGCTCCTTTGGCTTCGCCGGTATAATGCGCTCGATTGGCCCGCTGTGGATGCGATTGCGCCTGCTCTTGTGGTGGGGTACTTTTTTGGGCGGGGAGGATGTGAGCTTTCGGGCGATGGATGCTATGGGATTCCCACGGATTTGCCCTGGGGTATGGCTTATCCCAATGGTCTTGTGCCCACGCTCGATTTTGTGCATCCGACGCCGATTTACGAGATGATTCAGATGGTTTGTATTTTTGGGATTCTGTTGGCTCTGCGCGATCGTCTCAGGCCCGGTATGGTTTTTGGTCTTTATCTCGTTTTGATGGCTGTTGCTCGCTTTTTTGTCGAGTTTGTGCGTCTTACGCCCGAGGTTTTTGTGGGGCTTACGGTGCATCAATGGGTTAGTATTGGTCTCGTGGTTACGGGGATTTATCTCATTAATTTGCGTCGAAAAAGACCTCAGAATTGA
- the hemB gene encoding porphobilinogen synthase — protein MNFPITRMRRLRQSETTRRMVRENHVRVDDLIMPLFVCPGRGVKKEIGSMPGNHQMSIDVVVEACREIADLGIPAVILFGIPDHKDARGSGAYCDDGIIQRAISAIKEHTPDLYVITDVCLCEYTDHGHCGVIVDKDVHNDETVALLVKESLSHVRAGADMVAPSDMMDGRVGAIRSALDAQGFDHIPIMAYSAKYCSGFYGPFREAAESAPQFGDRRSYQMDPANGDEAMREVALDIEEGADIVMIKPALPYLDIIYRVKTEFGVPVAAYNVSGEFAMLKAAFANGWLDEVRVRDEVLVSIKRAGADLILTYFARDIARVVR, from the coding sequence ATGAATTTTCCGATTACCCGCATGCGCCGTTTGCGCCAGAGTGAGACGACGCGCCGAATGGTGCGCGAAAATCACGTGCGCGTTGACGATTTGATTATGCCTCTGTTTGTGTGTCCGGGCAGAGGCGTAAAAAAAGAAATCGGGTCTATGCCGGGCAACCATCAGATGTCGATAGATGTCGTGGTTGAGGCGTGTAGAGAAATTGCCGATCTGGGTATTCCAGCGGTAATTCTTTTTGGGATTCCCGATCACAAGGACGCGCGAGGCAGTGGGGCTTATTGCGATGATGGTATTATTCAGCGTGCGATATCTGCGATTAAAGAACATACGCCGGATCTCTATGTGATTACGGATGTGTGTTTATGCGAATATACGGATCACGGGCATTGCGGTGTGATTGTGGATAAAGATGTGCATAATGATGAAACGGTTGCCCTGCTTGTCAAAGAATCTCTTTCCCATGTGCGCGCGGGCGCAGATATGGTTGCGCCTTCCGATATGATGGATGGCCGCGTTGGGGCTATTCGCTCTGCTCTGGATGCCCAGGGGTTTGACCATATACCGATTATGGCATATTCGGCCAAGTACTGTTCGGGTTTTTACGGTCCATTTCGCGAAGCGGCAGAGTCTGCGCCGCAATTTGGTGATCGCCGTTCCTATCAGATGGATCCGGCAAATGGCGACGAGGCCATGCGAGAGGTGGCTCTGGATATTGAGGAGGGCGCGGATATCGTTATGATCAAGCCAGCATTGCCCTATTTGGATATTATTTATCGGGTGAAAACAGAGTTTGGCGTGCCGGTTGCCGCGTACAATGTCAGCGGCGAGTTTGCGATGCTCAAAGCTGCTTTCGCAAATGGTTGGCTGGATGAAGTCCGGGTGCGAGACGAGGTTCTGGTGAGTATTAAACGCGCGGGCGCAGATCTTATTCTGACCTACTTTGCGCGCGATATTGCGCGGGTGGTGAGGTGA
- a CDS encoding SufE family protein: MDITIDRIMQNFDVLTDWEDRYRYIIELGRKLPPFDEEYKIDTNLVRGCVSQVWLVTDVRDGDPPVIEFRADSDAQIVKGLVAILLSLYSGKTAREILTADIRSIFEKLDLAKHLSINRANGFASMVKRIHELALATAA; encoded by the coding sequence ATGGATATTACGATTGATCGCATTATGCAAAACTTTGATGTTCTCACGGATTGGGAAGATCGCTACCGGTATATTATTGAACTCGGTCGCAAGTTGCCGCCTTTTGATGAGGAATACAAAATTGATACCAATCTGGTGCGGGGGTGTGTGAGCCAGGTGTGGCTCGTGACCGATGTGCGAGATGGCGATCCCCCGGTGATCGAATTTCGCGCAGATAGCGATGCGCAGATTGTCAAGGGGCTGGTTGCTATTTTGTTGTCGCTGTATTCGGGTAAGACTGCTCGGGAGATTCTCACGGCTGATATTCGCAGCATTTTTGAAAAGCTCGATCTCGCCAAACACCTCAGTATCAACCGCGCCAATGGCTTTGCCTCTATGGTCAAGCGCATTCACGAACTCGCGCTTGCCACAGCGGCATAG